A genomic stretch from Bacillota bacterium includes:
- a CDS encoding glycoside hydrolase family 16 protein, producing MRDAAVQDTPMHAALRSPGAGALLLAVLTGAMACGPGAGAVSGAGAVASGAPSSPGPDPSRWVLIWSDEFDGNAGAAPDPQKWTPQIGDGSEDSLPGWGNRERQYYTAEPENLALDGRGHLAITARELEAGRFRCYYGPCRYTSARINTRGKFEVRHGRIEARVQLPRGQGIWPAFWMLGANIDQLGWPACGEIDVMENIGREAATVYGTIHGPGYSGARGIGGSYTLPGARAFADAFHVFAVEWEPGEIRWYVDETHYFTVTSADIPQGTPWVFDRPFFLILNVAVGGQWPGYPDDTTTFPQTMLVDYVRVYAARDSEGE from the coding sequence GTGCGCGACGCCGCCGTCCAGGATACCCCCATGCACGCGGCTCTGCGATCGCCGGGAGCGGGAGCCCTCCTGTTGGCCGTGCTGACAGGGGCCATGGCCTGCGGGCCGGGCGCCGGGGCGGTATCCGGAGCAGGAGCCGTGGCCTCGGGGGCCCCGTCCTCTCCCGGGCCGGATCCGAGCCGGTGGGTGCTCATCTGGAGCGACGAGTTCGACGGGAACGCCGGCGCCGCCCCCGACCCCCAAAAGTGGACCCCGCAAATCGGCGATGGGAGCGAAGACAGCCTGCCGGGCTGGGGCAACCGGGAACGGCAGTATTACACGGCGGAGCCGGAAAACCTGGCGCTCGACGGCCGAGGACACCTCGCTATCACCGCCAGGGAGCTGGAAGCCGGGCGGTTCCGCTGCTACTACGGGCCGTGCCGCTACACCTCCGCCCGCATCAACACCCGAGGGAAGTTCGAGGTGCGCCACGGGCGTATCGAGGCCCGCGTCCAGCTCCCCCGCGGCCAGGGGATCTGGCCGGCCTTTTGGATGCTGGGCGCCAACATCGACCAGCTCGGTTGGCCTGCGTGCGGCGAGATCGACGTCATGGAGAACATCGGTCGTGAAGCGGCGACCGTTTACGGAACCATCCACGGGCCCGGCTATTCCGGTGCGCGCGGCATCGGGGGAAGCTACACGCTTCCCGGCGCACGGGCGTTTGCCGACGCCTTTCACGTCTTCGCCGTCGAATGGGAGCCCGGCGAGATTCGTTGGTACGTGGACGAGACGCACTATTTCACGGTTACGTCCGCCGACATTCCCCAGGGGACGCCCTGGGTCTTCGACCGCCCCTTTTTCTTGATCCTCAACGTGGCTGTGGGCGGGCAATGGCCCGGGTACCCGGACGACACGACAACGTTTCCGCAGACCATGCTGGTGGACTACGTGCGGGTCTACGCAGCGCGTGACAGTGAAGGGGAGTGA